The following is a genomic window from Sphaerodactylus townsendi isolate TG3544 linkage group LG16, MPM_Stown_v2.3, whole genome shotgun sequence.
GGCCACTAAGGTTGTGGATTCAATCCAATCTCAAagccccaggggtctgcaacctgcagctctccagatgttcatggactaattggccatgctggcaggggctgatgggaattgtagttcatgaacatctggagagccacaggttgcagaccccagcctCTGGCCTAATAAAAGATGTCATGACTCTCACTTTGCATGGCTGTTAATGACAGGGCACTTTGGAAGCTGTTAACTCCTAGGGTCTCCATGTGCTGGAAGCAACTTGggggtacttaacacacacacagagcaggaAGGGGGCTTGgagatcatctagtccaactttCTGCCCCTTGCAGGAATGTGCAACTATGCACCTCTGGTCAATGGCCACCCACAGCCTCTACTTCAAGCTCTCCCATGCAGGGAAGTCCACCTCCTCCTGGGGCAGGTTGTTGCATTGCTGGACAGCTCTTTTCTCCAAGAAGATAGTTCCTGGCAGGTCCGCAGAaggagagctagatttgagtccagtaagtCAAGATGTTCAGGGTCTTAGCACTGGAGAGTTAATGCTCCCTCTTAAAACATCTTGAcagctttggctcttgaaagctcatagccCAAAAATGCTGTTGGGATCTAAGAGGCTCCTGGGCTTGAATCTGACTCTTCTTCCAATAAGTTTCCCGAATATTTAGGCTAGATCTCCTCTGATGCCAGAGAGCAGCAGGGTCCTGCCTAGTTctcctagtacaggggtagggaacctgcggctctccagatgttcaggaactacaattcccatcagcccctactagcatggccaattggccatgctgacagaggctgatgggaattgtagttcctgaacatctggagagccgcaggttccctacccctgtcctagtagAATTCCTGGCAGTCCAGTATATCTGGACATTGTAGCTTTGGACAGAAAATAGCTatgagttgtcgaaggctttcatggccggagtcacttgggtgctgtgtggtttccgggctgtatggccgtgttctagcagcattctctcctgatcctctgaagatgccagccatagatgcaggtgaaatgtcaggagagaatgctgctagaacacggccatacagcccagaaaccacacagcacccaaatagctATGAGGTTGGATCCTGCCCATCAGCCCTGCGAATGATGTTAGAGGAAAGCCCCACTGTTATTGCAACAGATCTATGGATCCATCCCACAGGCCTTGGCTTAGAAGGAATGGAAGAAATTAAGAGAGAAGAAGTATCTTATCAACTGTTATCTCAATGGaccctccatgttcaaaggcagcatACCTCCAAACATCAGTTGATGGAGAAGTCAGCCACAGCGCCATCGTTCTGCTTGTGATTGACAGCTGTGGGAGACAGGGTGGCAGGCTTGGTGGTCGTTTGGGCTAACCCCACACAGCTTTTGGGGCACATTGAGTTTTTAGGGGAGTTTTTAGGGAGTAGCAACTATTTGGGACTATGGAAGAGAGGGGACAGCAGCCAGGGATTAGATACGTGGCTGGTGGAGTAGAAGGCCATGCCAGCTCTTGTCTTCTCGGAGGTAGCCATGAACAGATGATGGAGATgatgccagcttcaggttgggaaatacctgcagatgtTGGGGGTAGAGACAGAGGATGATGAGGGAAGGTGGagtatataatgccacagaatccaccttccaaagcagccgttttcatCCAGGCAAAGTGgcatctccagccactacctggaggttggcaactacaGATTGAGGAAGAGAGATTTGCAAATAGGTTCACTCCAGACAATTGAACTGTGGGGCAgccagcctcagtttccccttctgTAAAATAGGGTGACTTCACACGGGAGTCCTTGCTTTCTGGTCTTTAGGGATCCGATTGTAAAACTGGCTTTAGGAGAttcttatttctttaaaaaatgtattctgtCTTTTTAGAGGGCAAATAAAATGTTCTCCCTCGGTTATGAAGCAttgcttatttattattattgcttttattatttatttatttattatttgttattattattgctaaCAATCACATCAATAATAGCAATCATTAGCCAGACTGCACCATGAATACCAGAATTATGCAAGTGACCCACAATTAGCAAGCTGTGATAGAAaataactggggtgggggtgtctttctcccccccctctctttcagGCTTTGTCTAAATTGTTAGAAGAGGACCTAGGGCACCCGCTGGGGTCTGAGGAATCGGAGCAGGATGAGACCCTCCTCACAGGGGGCGTGGAGCAACGAGACACTCCTTTCCCCTGGTCCAGAACCCTCCCGGAGGGGACCTCCTCCGTTTCAGAAAGTGCCTTCCAGCGGCTTTTCAGCGATCTTCTGGGCTCCTCGCGTAGCTTCCGGGGCAGGAGCAAAAAGGGTCTCTCCAGGGGCTGCTTTGGTGTCAAACTGGACCGAATCGGGGCCCTGAGCGGGCTGGGATGCTGAGCAGTCAAGACGAGGGTAAGACAGAGACAACCTGGGTGCCCTCCGTGCACGCCACCATAGATGATGATTGGTGTGAGTGTGAAATTTTATCAGTCAAATACTTCCAGCTCCTGACACTGTGCTGGGGGAGAGGCAGGCATCTGCCACACATCAGTAATTTCCTAAACAGCGTGAAAATCACAGCTGGGCCACATCAGAGTTCTTTCCTCTGCATGACTCACTGGCGATCTCTGACTAATTAGCCTCTGGAGTGGTGGAGAGTGGGCTACGAGCCGacaagtcatttctgacttatgGACAGCCTATaagttaatgacctccaaaatatcctattttGCTCAGGTCTCAGTGGTGGGCTGGGGATGGGTAGTTCTGCTACAGCATTAAGCGATGCAAACCACTCCAGTAGGGTTACCTGTCTTCAGGGAGGCTGCCTGTTGTATCTCTGTGTTG
Proteins encoded in this region:
- the LOC125445817 gene encoding C-type natriuretic peptide 1-like: MNPKLICSGWFLLILLLTHDQGRAKPMTNVQALSKLLEEDLGHPLGSEESEQDETLLTGGVEQRDTPFPWSRTLPEGTSSVSESAFQRLFSDLLGSSRSFRGRSKKGLSRGCFGVKLDRIGALSGLGC